In Rhizoctonia solani chromosome 7, complete sequence, one DNA window encodes the following:
- a CDS encoding cysteine synthase, with the protein MLSRITHSTRLARSFTSAPVHGFVGAIGNTPLIRLNKLSEETGCEVLGKAEFQNPGGSVKDRAALYVIKDAEESGRLKPGGTVVEGTAGNTGIGLAHVCRSKGYNCVIYMPNTQSQEKIDLLKMLGADVRPVPAVAYENPKNYNHQAKEYAEATPGAVWTNQFDNVANARAHYETTGPEIWRQTGGKVDAFICATGTGGTLSGTARFFRELHEKGEKKVESWLADPPGSVLYSYVSSIGQGRITDNLAPEVSKLSGALHIPDEMTIAMVYRMLDEEGIYIGASSSLNVAAARELALKKGPGKTIVTILCDGAYR; encoded by the exons ATGTTATCGCGCATCACGCACTCCACCAGACTAGCCCGTTCCTTCACGTCTGCCCCTGTCCATGGTTTTGTAGGAGCGATCGGGAACACGCCATTG ATTCGCCTCAATAAACTCTCTGAAGAAACTGGATGTGAGGTCCTCGGCAAGGCTGAGTTTCAAAACCCGGGTGGAAGTGTAAAAGATCGCGCTGCATTATATGTAATTAAAGACGCTGAGGAATCCGGGAG GCTCAAACCGGGCGGTACCGTCGTAGAGGGCACTGCCGGTAACACCGGTATCGGCCTCGCTCATGTCTGTCGCTCAAAGGGCTACAACTGCGTGATTTACATGCCGAATACTCAG AGTCAGGAAAAGATTGATCTATTGAAAATGCTTGGTGCAGACGTTCGGCCAGTTCCTGCAGTCGCCTACGAAAATCCCAAGAATTACAACCATCAGGCAAAAGAATATGCAGAGGCCACGCCAGGCGCTGTATGGACGAACCAATTCGATAACGTTGCAAATGCGCGCGCTCACTACGAGACTACTGGCCCCGAAATCTGGAGGCAGACTGGTGGAAAG GTCGATGCTTTTATTTGCGCCACTGGTACAGGGGGTACCCTCTCGGGAACCGCACGGTTCTTTAGGGAACTGCACGAAAAAGGGGAGAAAAAGGTGGAATCCTGGCTTGCAGACCCACCTGGCAGTGTTCTGTACAGCTACGTTTCTA GCATTGGCCAAGGCCGAATCACGGATAACCTTGCACCGGAAGTATCGAAATTGTCTGGTGCACTGCATATACCCGATGAAATGACCATCGCGATGGTCTACCGTATGCTGGACGAGGAAGGTATCTACATTGGTGCGAGTTCGAGTTTGAACGTAGCTGCTGCGCGAGAGCTTGCCCTGAAGAAAGGACCGG GCAAAACAATTGTCACTATCCTGTGCGATGGTGCATACAGGTGA
- a CDS encoding transcription factor cbf12, whose amino-acid sequence MIQTDMPFVGVPAGPGGTAFGSDYGSGTLEWDLDLFTPHSSAVDPRAMSLDYSTHSDIDHALQALHAANAAPAEATADDGEYHEGGYLYAAPGDSFNPRFRADSVSSAHSLDMLGDYLYDSTPQYSTPQYSEDSMSPDGGPSFDLMSALSALSAPDAVPDYAASPFHGSPQPFSASSPFLVPTTSGTVSPTAISKPQYGELDDLVGSFNFQQQFPFMEPAAPRGIVRRDGFPIRQPEPVAPLSVDSTLSRLKLEQFPAPEASADLQSFIRPYLDQYINSRNRMAMGERSIIVMSSKVAQKSYGSEKRFLCPPPTAILIGNQWWSESRHGDETKLAAPRIVISMSGEAPPQESSIEWNTTSGKPFDVNEPFSDDTTHIGRSIGKHLFISTDDQERKKKVEALVKITAPAEDGEPERVIGTFPSRPIQVISKPSKKRQSAKNLELCVNHGSTISLFHRLRAQTVSTKYLCVSGSGASFKGSDGAPLPGIDPRQRGTTPSFVARTGQWDSFIMYIVDVNKPTSGHDTPPPPPPHPDYPSPPANAIPYSANGAPIPIYYNQTVVLQCLISGVVSPVLIIRKVEKTTIAVGGGLQDGAKGVPDQYCAPGEVCGDPVSQLHKVALEVYEPNKGAPEPGTPGVSGPFLSCMGEKVNTYRPVEGRQWHGHPTGSSPGSHPPSLPDSPRCNDPRLPTSNDGGRVRRMHKRHSISGSFTTKPIPKNRRRMNSVGGGAAGAGGRPEKELSSGALWSVDTSETAVWTIVGTDQVRYNFFVPPTLYDSPISSFSGVPSKPITPFPGLVKYLAPDRAAEVPKPNCAAARAAMSKPNPHAGKQLTLYGENLKAHPMMVYFGTEPSPSVEVRCNEVMACLPPAGDNGGRKRPIVLVRSDGVVFPTGVMYP is encoded by the exons ATGATCCAGACCGATATGCCATTTGTCGGCGTCCCGGCTGGGCCCGGCGGAACGGCATTTGGGTCCGACTATGGGAGCGGCACTCTTGAATGGGACCTCGACCTGTTCACTCCCCACTCGAGCGCCGTCGACCCCCGCGCCATGTCACTTGACTATTCGACACACTCTGATATTGACCATGCGCTGCAAGCGCTGCACGCTGCGAATGCGGCACCGGCGGAAGCTACTGCAGACGACGGCGAGTACCACGAAGGGGGGTACTTGTACGCTGCGCCTGGCGACTCATTCAACCCCCGCTTCAGGGCCGACTCTGTGTCGTCTGCCCACTCGCTCGACATGCTGGGCGACTATCTGTACGACAGCACACCGCAGTACTCGACACCGCAGTACTCTGAAGACTCGATGTCCCCGGATGGCGGGCCGTCGTTTGATCTGATGAGCGCACTCTCGGCCTTGTCTGCGCCCGATGCTGTGCCCGACTACGCAGCCTCGCCATTCCACGGATCTCCCCAGCCGTTCTCGGCCTCGTCGCCGTTCCTGGTGCCGACGACGAGCGGAACGGTGTCGCCGACAGCGATCTCGAAGCCGCAGTACGGAGAGCTCGATGACCTCGTGGGCTCGTTTAATTTCCAGCAGCAATTTCCGTTCATGGAGCCAGCTGCCCCCCGCGGCATCGTCCGTCGCGATGGCTTCCCGATCCGTCAGCCCGAGCCAGTAGCGCCCCTCTCGGTCGACAGCACTCTCTCCAGACTAAAGTTGGAACAATTCCCTGCTCCGGAAGCGTCGGCCGACCTCCAGTCGTTTATCCG ACCCTATCTCGACCAATACATCAATTCCCGCAATCGCATGGCCATGGGCGAGCGCAGCATCATTGTCATGTCCTCCAAGGTCGCTCAAAAGTCATACGGCAGCGAGAAGAG GTTCCTCTGCCCTCCCCCCACAGCCATCCTCATCGGCAACCAGTGGTGGTCCGAGAGTCGACATGGCGACGAGACAAAGCTCGCTGCCCCCAGGATCGTCATCTCGATGAGCGGTGAGGCTCCCCCCCAGGAGAGCTCCATTGAATGGAACACCACCTCGGGCAAGCCATTCGACGTCAATGAGCCCTTTTCCGACGACACTACTCATATCGGTCGCTCCATTGGCAAGCACTTGTTTATTTCCACCGACGACCAGGAGCGCAAGAAAAAAGTCGAGGCCCTCGTCAAGATCACCGCCCCAGCCGAAGACGGCGAGCCCGAGCGCGTGATTGGCACTTTCCCCTCCCGCCCCATCCAAGTCATCAGCAAGCCCAGCAAAAAGCGCCAGAGCGCAAAGAACTTGGAAC TCTGCGTCAACCATGGATCGACAATCTCCCTCTTCCACCGTCTCCGTGCCCAGACCGTTTCTACAAAATACCTCTGTGTTTCCGGCTCCGGTGCCTCTTTCAAGGGTTCCGATGGTGCTCCTTTGCCTGGCATTGACCCCAGGCAGCGCGGCACCACTCCTTCGTTTGTCGCAAGGACAGGCCAGTGGG ACTCCTTTATTATGTACATCGTCGATGTCAATAAGCCCACAAGCGGACATGAcactcctccccctccccctcctcatCCCGACTACCCCTCGCCCCCAGCCAACGCGATCCCGTACTCGGCCAACGGCGCACCCATTCCGATTTACTACAACCAGACCGTTGTGCTCCAATGCTTGATCTCGGGTGTCGTTTCCCCAGTGTTGATCATCCGCAAGGTCGAAAAGACCACCATCGCAGTCGGTGGTGGTCTCCAAGACGGTGCCAAGGGTGTTCCCGACCAATACTGCGCTCCCGGTGAAGTGTGCGGAGACCCAGTCTCGCAACTTCACAAGGTTGCCCTCGAGGTCTACGAGCCCAACAAGGGCGCACCTGAACCGGGCACCCCGGGCGTCTCGGGCCCCTTCCTCTCGTGCATGGGTGAAAAGGTCAACACCTACCGCCCAGTCGAGGGACGCCAATGGCATGGTCACCCGACCGGATCTTCTCCCGGATCTCACCCGCCTAGCCTCCCCGATTCACCC CGGTGCAACGACCCCCGACTACCCACCTCCAACGACGGAGGCCGCGTCAGACGCATGCACAAACGCCACTCGATCTCGGGATCCTTCACCACCAAGCCGATCCCCAAGAACCGACGACGCATGAACTCGGTTGGCGGCGGTGCGGCCGGAGCAGGTGGCAGACCCGAAAAGGAGCTCTCGTCCGGTGCCCTCTGGAGCGTCGACACGAGCGAGACCGCGGTTTGGACGATCGTCGGAACCGACCAAGTGCGATACAACTTTTTCGTACCGCCTACATTGTACGACTCTCCAATCTCGTCGTTTTCGGGTGTTCCCTCGAAACCGATCACGCCCTTCCCGGGCTTGGTCAAGTACCTTGCTCCCGACCGTGCGGCCGAGGTCCCGAAGCCGAATTGCGCCGCTGCGCGAGCTGCCATGTCCAAGCCCAACCCACACGCGGGCAAACAGCTCACTCTGTACGGCGAGAACTTGAAAGCCCATCCTATGATGGTCTACTTTGGGACCGAACCGAGCCCGAGTGTCGAAGTGAGGTGTAACGAGGTCATGGCGTGTCTACCCCCCGCCGGGGATAACGGCGGACGAAAACGGCCGATCGTGTTGGTCAGGAGCGATGGAGTGGTGTTCCCTACTGGTGTCATGTACCCATGA